CGCGCGGTGAGCGGTATCGTATTGCGCCAGCAGGCCGGGGAAGTCCGGGTAGAACAGGATCAGTGCGGTTGCACCACCAATACCGGCGAGGGTGACCGTGCCCCATTTATAGCCGTACAGGTTGATGAACCCCGGCACCAGCATCACCGCCCACATCAAGCCGGTGTTGTTCACGCCGCCCGACAACAGCAGGTAGAAATAGAGCACCAGGAGCAGGGCGCCCACCAGCAGCGGCGTCTTGCGGCTCGGGCCCGCCACGTTCACGCCGATGTAGGCCAGCAGGATGATGCCCGCAACCGCGAACAGTGTGGTGGCCAGAAATAGATCGGCGCCCATCAGTGCGATCACGCCCATGGCACCGGTAATGGCCAGGGAAAAAATTAGCATGTAGCCGGAGGCCTGGATGCGGCGGCGCAGCTCCAGACCCCGTACACGGCTGATCGGATCGGTGCTGTTGGTGTCGCGATCGTGCGCGCTATTGGTCGATGTCGCTGCGAATTCCATAATCTCAATAATGCGTTCCGGCCAACTACATCGGGCAGGTGATACCAGTCCCGGTAGAGGGACGCCAGCGGGCTATAGTAAAGGCGAACGGGTTTGGCGCAGAGAGCGCCGTGGGGCGCGGTCAACCGATTTGTGATGCTGTTCTCAATATTGGGGGAGGCTCCGGTCAGTAAGTACTCGCCGTTGCCAGAGTGCCCGCCGGCCCCGGTGTCCGCTAATTACGCGCCTGTACTATCCGTGCAAAATCTGCTCCACCTGAGGCGTGGGTTTTGCGTGTCGTAATCCTCCATCTCGTAATGTGTGCGGTAACTTTGTGTGTCTCAACTGGGGGCCTGGCCTGGCGATGAATACCTCTCGACGTCAACAACTGCAGCGTGAGCATCGGCCAGAAAATATTGCGCGCCGTCTCGCCAAGCCACCAAGGCCCGAGCGCCTGTCAGATATGGTGCTGGGTGGGATTGATGGCTGCATCACCACGTTTGCCATTGCCGCCGGTGCGTTTGGGGCCGGCTTTTCACCGCTGGTGGTGCTGGTCATGGGCATGGCCAACCTGTTGGCCGATGGCATCAGTATGGCGGTGAGTAATTATGAAGCGGTCAATGCGCAGCAGCGCTTTGTGGAAAACGCCCGCCGTACCGAAGAGGAGCATATTCACCTGGTACCCGAGGGTGAGCGGGAAGAAGTGCGACAAATTTACGCAAGAAAAGGCTTCAGCGGAGAAAGTCTCGAGCAAATCGTCGATAAAGTAACGGCCAATCGGGGCCTGTGGATAGAGACCATGCTGAGTGAAGAGTATGGGCTCAGTGCCGTCGCCCCGAATCCGCTGGCCTCCGCATGGTGGACGTTTATCGCGTTTATTGTGGTGGGGGTGATCCCGCTACTGCCATTTCTGCTGCCAGGGTTTACATTCTCGCAGCAATTCATCGCCAGCAGCCTGCTGGCGGGGCTGGTGTTCTTCGCCATTGGTCTGCTGAAAGGTTGGGTTTACCGCAGCTCTCCACTGCGAGCGGGCTTGACCACATTTTTACTGGGTGGCTGTGCCGCGGCGGTGGCTTTTGTCGTTGGTCATCTGGTGCAGCAGGCCTTTGGTGGCCTCGGATAAATGCCCATAACGTAGCCGCGGGGATGAGACACTTTGCACCGTGTTTCCCGCTGCTCCCGTCTGTGGCGCGACCGGATTTACTGATTGCCGATGCTGTGTGTTTTCGCCATGATCAGCGGTTGCTCTCAACAATGCCCACCAAAGAATCAGGAATACGCACAGCATGAAACTTTTCGGAAGCTTTACCTCGCCCTATGTTCGCCATTGCCGTATCGCGCTCATGCAATCCGGCCTCAATTGGGAAATGGTCGAACTGGATATCCATGGAAACGAGGCGCCGGGTACCCCCACCTTGCGGGTACCCTTCCTGGAAGATGGCGCACTGAAATTGACCGACTCCACACCCATTGTGAAATACGTGCGGGAAAAAGCCGGTCAGGTTTTCATTCCGGATGTGCAGGATCTCGATCGCTATTGCCTTGCCAATACCCTGCTCGACTCGGCCATTAACCTGTTCCTGCTGGAGCGCAGCGGCCTGGATCTGAAGGTAAATGCCTATACCCAACGGCAGCAGCTGCGCATCGAACGGATTCTTGCCGAGCTGGATTCCGCGCCACTCCCGGAAGCGGGGCAGCTGAGTGACGCCGATTACCGGGTGGCAGTGGGCGTTGCCTGGGGAAAATTCCGCAAGCGGTTTGCGATCGATTCGCACCGAAATCTGCAGCGCTTGCTGGATATCGCCGGCGAGGACGCCGCGTTTGCCGCAACCGCGCCGCCGGCCGGATAGTCGCCGCCTCGCACTGCTGATCGAGTCCGTTTCAAGTCCGGCTCTGCAGCCGGGATCGATCTTGGCGGTGAGAATGTCGGAGTACTGGTGAGTGGTGCGCCCGCAAATCTTGGCGTCAGCGTTGCCGACCTGTTTGATGCCAGCTTTGAAATGGAAATGAGCAGTTTCGTGGCAGAAATCGGAACGGGTTTTAATTTCTGATTTTGGGGGATTGCGAACATAGAAAAAGCGGGCCAGTTGGCCCGTTTTTTTTTGCTAGCGAAAAAATATTTATTTGCGCGTTTGCGCAAAACCGCGTCGGACATTATCACGGGAAAAAATCGCACAGCCGCAAATTCCGCTGCCTAATGTGCAGCGAAAGAGCTATTAATGATTGCTTGAACAATTGTCCGCTAACCGAAGATACGCCCTTTCTCAACTTTGTCAACAGCACTGCCCTGAACGACTTCGGTGATGTTTATTATAAGTTTGGCAAATGCGCTTTTCGGTAGACTTCATGGGAATAATGTTTTCCAATAAATTCGCTCTTAGGGGGTTAACCTAACCCTGATATGTAAATTGTGACAATTTCGCTAATAAAACCTATACCTAGAGATTTTGCTCCACAAAAAAATAAACGGTCAAAGGAGAGATACTATGAAGGTCCAACAACTTGTTACCTCACTTTCGCTGGTAGCGCTGGCTGGCAGCCTGGGCGTGCCTGCGTTTGCACAGACTGGCGACGAGAGCCAGCAGGTGATCGAAGAAGTGGTTACCGTGGGTTCCAGAACCAAGCCCCGTTCAGTAACCGAGTCGCCGGTGCCGGTGGATGTACTGAACGCGAACGACCTGGCCAAATCTGGCAGCAGCGACATGCTCGACCTGCTGAAGGGCTCAGTGCCTTCCTTTAATGTTCACGACCAGCCGATCAGCGACGCCGCTTCAATGATCCGCCCGGTAAATATGCGTGGTCTTTCATCGGACTCCACCCTGATTCTGGTGAATGGCAAGCGTCGTCACCGCGCGTCCGTGATTGCCTTCCAGGGCGGCGGTCTGAACGATGGTGCCCAGGGACCGGATATCTCGGTAATCCCCAGCATCGCGCTCAAGCAGGTCGAAGTGCTGCGTGACGGTGCGGCGGCCCAGTACGGCTCCGACGCCATCGCCGGGGTAATGAACTTTGTGCTGAAAGACGACGCCGAGGGCGGTTCCCTGGAAGTTAAATCCGGTGAATTTTTCGAGGGCGACGGCCAGACCACAACCATGTCGGGCAACTATGGCATGCCCATGACCGACTCCGGTTTCCTGAATTTAAGCTTCCAGCTGAAAAATGCCGACGACACCTCGCGCTCGGTGCAGCGCCCGGATGCGCAGGAAATGATCGACGCTGGCAATACCGCGATTGCCGATCCCGCGCAAATCTGGGGCTCGCCCAAGATCGAAGACGACCTGACCCTGTTCGGTAATTTCGGCATCGACCTGAAAGATGGCAGCGAAATTTACGCGTTCGCCAACTACTCCAACCGTATGGTCGACGGTGGTTTCTATTACCGTAACCCCAATGGTCGTGAAGGTGTTTACACCGACGGCGATGGCATTCGACTGGTCGGCGCACTGGACGGCAATGCGGCGAGCTGTGATGCCTACCGCACAACGCCGGTGGCGGATGGCTCCGATATGGTGAATTCAGGTCTGACGGCAGACGATAACTGCTTCGTCTTCAACAAAATGATTCCCGGTGGTTACACGCCGCGCTTTGTCGGCGATATCACCGACACTTCCATTACCGCGGGTCGTCGCGGTGAGCTGACCGACGGCTTCATGCAGGGCTGGAATTACGACGTCAGCGGTTCTGTGGGCCGCAACGAAGCGGAGTTCGGCCTGAACAACACCATCAATCCGTCGTTTGGCCCGGACAGCAAGCGCGACTTCAAAACCGGCGCTTACATCCAGCTGGAAAAGACCCTGAACCTGGACCTGCAAAAGCAGTTTGATTCCATGAGTCTGGCAATGGGTGCCGAGTGGCGCGAAGAGTCCTTCCAGATTATTGCCGGTGAAGGCATGTCCTGGCAGGTAGGCCCACTGGCCGAGCAGGGCTTCAATATCGGTTCGCACGGTTTTGCGGGCTTCTCCATTGATTCCGCCGGCACTGCAGAGCGTCGCAACTACGCGCTGTATATGGATGTGGAGAATCAGGTAACTGACGACCTGCTGCTGGGCGGCGCGCTGCGCTACGAGGATTTCGATACCTTCGGTGATACCGCCAACTACAAGCTGGTGTTCAACTGGCAGCTGACCGATAACATCGCTTGGCGCGGTTCGCACAGCACCGGTTTCCGTGCGCCGACCATGGGGCAGGCCTCTGTGGTCAACACCCAGACCTCCATCGTGGGCGGCCAGCTGACCCAGGCGCAAACCCTGCCGGCACCCAAGCTGGGTGAAGCGGAGTTGACGCCAGAGGAGTCGGTGAACTTCGCTACGGGTCTCGTTATGTCTGCAGGTCCGGTTGATCTGACCATCGATGCGTTCTACATCGAAGTGGAAGACCGTATTGCGCTGACCGATAACGCCGCACCCACCGACGCCCAGCGCGCGGCGATGGCGGCCGCCGGTGTGCCCAACCCGGAGCTGATCGGACAGATCAACTACTTCGCCAATGATTTCGATACCGAAACCACCGGTGTTGATGTGGTGGCCACCTATGGTGCAGACCTGTTTGGCGGTGCCACCGACTTCAGCATGGCGTACAACTGGACCAAGACCGAGGTAAAAGGTGGTGATGCCACCTGTGGCGGCTCGTTTGTGAATAACCAGGGTGAAATCTGTAAAGCGGTCCGTCTGGAGCGTGGTCTGCCAGAGCACCGCGCTTCCTTCACCATGGCGCAAAACTGGGACAAGCTCAGCGCCTTCGTGCGTGCGAACTTCTATGGTGAGTATGTCGGGGTGCACGCCGACTGGTTTGGCGAGCAGCTGGGTTCCGAGTTTACCCTGGACATGGAAGCTTCCTACCAGGCTACGGAATCCGTATTTCTGACTGCCGGTGCATCCAACCTGCTGGATGAGAAAGGCGGCAAGATCGACGGCTCCATCGTCGGAGCGCCGGATAACGTGCTGGGTGGTGTCTACTACGAAACCTCCCCGTACGGTATTGGCGGTGGCTTCTACTACCTGAAAGCAAGCTATGAGTTCTAATTCATTGCTCTGTTTTACAGGTTAAAAAAAAGCGCCCCTCGGGGCGCTTTTTTTGTTTTCCTGAAGAATTACTTCTTGGC
This genomic interval from Microbulbifer sp. Q7 contains the following:
- a CDS encoding TonB-dependent siderophore receptor encodes the protein MKVQQLVTSLSLVALAGSLGVPAFAQTGDESQQVIEEVVTVGSRTKPRSVTESPVPVDVLNANDLAKSGSSDMLDLLKGSVPSFNVHDQPISDAASMIRPVNMRGLSSDSTLILVNGKRRHRASVIAFQGGGLNDGAQGPDISVIPSIALKQVEVLRDGAAAQYGSDAIAGVMNFVLKDDAEGGSLEVKSGEFFEGDGQTTTMSGNYGMPMTDSGFLNLSFQLKNADDTSRSVQRPDAQEMIDAGNTAIADPAQIWGSPKIEDDLTLFGNFGIDLKDGSEIYAFANYSNRMVDGGFYYRNPNGREGVYTDGDGIRLVGALDGNAASCDAYRTTPVADGSDMVNSGLTADDNCFVFNKMIPGGYTPRFVGDITDTSITAGRRGELTDGFMQGWNYDVSGSVGRNEAEFGLNNTINPSFGPDSKRDFKTGAYIQLEKTLNLDLQKQFDSMSLAMGAEWREESFQIIAGEGMSWQVGPLAEQGFNIGSHGFAGFSIDSAGTAERRNYALYMDVENQVTDDLLLGGALRYEDFDTFGDTANYKLVFNWQLTDNIAWRGSHSTGFRAPTMGQASVVNTQTSIVGGQLTQAQTLPAPKLGEAELTPEESVNFATGLVMSAGPVDLTIDAFYIEVEDRIALTDNAAPTDAQRAAMAAAGVPNPELIGQINYFANDFDTETTGVDVVATYGADLFGGATDFSMAYNWTKTEVKGGDATCGGSFVNNQGEICKAVRLERGLPEHRASFTMAQNWDKLSAFVRANFYGEYVGVHADWFGEQLGSEFTLDMEASYQATESVFLTAGASNLLDEKGGKIDGSIVGAPDNVLGGVYYETSPYGIGGGFYYLKASYEF
- a CDS encoding glutathione S-transferase family protein, which translates into the protein MKLFGSFTSPYVRHCRIALMQSGLNWEMVELDIHGNEAPGTPTLRVPFLEDGALKLTDSTPIVKYVREKAGQVFIPDVQDLDRYCLANTLLDSAINLFLLERSGLDLKVNAYTQRQQLRIERILAELDSAPLPEAGQLSDADYRVAVGVAWGKFRKRFAIDSHRNLQRLLDIAGEDAAFAATAPPAG
- a CDS encoding VIT1/CCC1 transporter family protein, with the translated sequence MNTSRRQQLQREHRPENIARRLAKPPRPERLSDMVLGGIDGCITTFAIAAGAFGAGFSPLVVLVMGMANLLADGISMAVSNYEAVNAQQRFVENARRTEEEHIHLVPEGEREEVRQIYARKGFSGESLEQIVDKVTANRGLWIETMLSEEYGLSAVAPNPLASAWWTFIAFIVVGVIPLLPFLLPGFTFSQQFIASSLLAGLVFFAIGLLKGWVYRSSPLRAGLTTFLLGGCAAAVAFVVGHLVQQAFGGLG